A stretch of Microbacterium caowuchunii DNA encodes these proteins:
- a CDS encoding RNA degradosome polyphosphate kinase translates to MIPDEMLDSGLGDADDDDFDSAVGIADAELPDHRYLDRELSWLSFNQRVLELGEDPRVPALERANFLAIFGSNLDEFFMVRVAGLKRRIITGLALPSNVGRAAQDVLADISRDAHALQLRHAEAWQSLVKPALADAGIEVIGWGDLDETDRETLHDYFQAQVFPVLMPLAVDPAHPFPYISGLSLNLAIRVRNAKTGRQEFARLKVPPMLPRFVRVSRDGDHARYLPLEDLISNHLGDLFPGMEILDHHAFRLTRNEDVVIEEDETENLIQALEAELLRRRFGPPIRLEITDDMDDLTLDLLLKELDITEQEVYRLPGPLDLRGLFDLSRIDRPDLHFPPHVPTTAVAFQPGDNNERPDIFAAIRKGDVLVHHPYESFATSVQAFLEQAAKDPHVLAIKQTLYRTSGDSPIVQALIDAAEAGKQVLALVEVKARFDEANNIVWARKLEKAGVHVVYGLVGLKTHCKLALVIRQEGGVLRSYSHVGTGNYNPKTSRIYEDLGLFTVDPDVGRDLTRLFNELSGYAIEKKFKRLLVAPLHLRKGLIRLIDRERRNAESGKLAGIRIKVNSMVDEQIIDALYRASQAGVPIQIWVRGICSIRPGVPGMSENITVRSILGRYLEHSRIFAFRNDGDPQAYIGSADMMHRNLDRRVEALVRIAAPEQVAELNDLFALAMSDETSSWWLGEDGVWTRHSADADGAPLTDIQDKTMAMVQRRRRSRAVR, encoded by the coding sequence ATGATTCCTGACGAGATGCTCGACTCCGGGCTCGGCGACGCGGATGACGACGACTTCGACTCGGCCGTAGGCATCGCGGATGCCGAACTGCCCGACCACCGCTATCTCGACCGCGAGCTGAGCTGGCTCTCGTTCAACCAGCGCGTGCTGGAACTGGGCGAGGACCCGCGGGTCCCGGCGCTCGAACGTGCCAACTTCCTCGCGATCTTCGGCAGCAACCTCGACGAGTTCTTCATGGTCCGCGTCGCCGGGCTCAAACGCCGCATCATCACCGGGCTCGCACTCCCCTCCAACGTCGGGCGCGCGGCGCAGGACGTGCTCGCCGACATCTCCCGCGATGCGCACGCGCTGCAGCTGCGGCACGCCGAGGCGTGGCAGAGCCTGGTCAAGCCCGCGCTGGCGGACGCCGGCATCGAGGTCATTGGATGGGGCGACCTCGACGAGACCGACCGCGAGACGCTGCACGACTACTTCCAGGCGCAGGTCTTCCCCGTGCTCATGCCGCTCGCGGTCGATCCGGCCCACCCCTTCCCCTACATCTCCGGGCTCTCCCTCAACCTCGCGATCCGGGTGCGCAACGCCAAGACCGGCCGCCAGGAGTTCGCCCGGCTCAAGGTGCCGCCGATGCTGCCCCGCTTCGTGCGGGTCTCCCGCGACGGCGACCACGCCCGCTACCTGCCGTTGGAGGACCTCATCTCCAACCACCTCGGGGACCTCTTCCCCGGGATGGAGATCCTCGACCACCACGCGTTCCGGCTCACCCGCAACGAGGACGTCGTGATCGAGGAGGACGAGACCGAGAACCTCATCCAGGCGCTAGAGGCGGAGCTGCTGCGCCGGCGGTTCGGTCCCCCGATCCGGCTCGAGATCACCGACGACATGGACGACCTGACGCTCGACCTGCTCCTGAAGGAGCTCGACATCACCGAGCAGGAGGTCTACCGGCTCCCCGGCCCGCTCGACCTGCGTGGGCTGTTCGACCTGTCCCGCATCGACCGCCCCGACCTGCACTTCCCGCCGCACGTGCCCACCACCGCGGTGGCGTTCCAGCCGGGCGACAACAACGAACGCCCCGACATCTTCGCGGCGATCCGCAAGGGGGACGTGCTCGTCCACCACCCGTACGAGTCGTTCGCGACCAGTGTGCAGGCGTTCCTGGAGCAGGCGGCGAAGGATCCCCACGTCCTGGCCATCAAGCAGACCCTCTACCGCACCTCCGGCGACAGCCCGATCGTGCAGGCGCTCATCGACGCCGCCGAGGCGGGCAAGCAGGTGCTCGCGCTCGTCGAGGTGAAGGCACGCTTCGACGAGGCGAACAACATCGTCTGGGCACGCAAGCTCGAGAAGGCCGGCGTCCACGTGGTCTACGGCCTCGTCGGGCTGAAGACCCACTGCAAGCTCGCACTCGTCATCCGCCAGGAGGGCGGCGTGCTGCGCAGTTACAGCCACGTCGGCACGGGCAACTACAACCCGAAGACCAGCCGAATCTACGAGGACCTCGGCCTGTTCACGGTCGACCCGGATGTCGGCCGCGATCTGACCCGGCTCTTCAACGAACTCAGCGGCTACGCCATCGAGAAGAAGTTCAAGCGCCTCCTGGTCGCCCCGCTGCACCTGCGCAAGGGCCTCATCCGGCTGATCGACCGGGAGCGTCGGAACGCCGAGAGCGGCAAGCTCGCCGGCATCCGCATCAAGGTCAACTCGATGGTCGATGAGCAGATCATCGACGCGCTCTACCGGGCGAGTCAGGCCGGGGTGCCGATTCAGATCTGGGTGCGCGGCATCTGCAGCATCCGCCCGGGTGTCCCGGGGATGAGCGAGAACATCACGGTGCGCTCGATCCTCGGGCGGTACCTCGAGCACTCGCGGATCTTCGCCTTCCGCAACGACGGCGACCCGCAGGCCTACATCGGCAGCGCCGACATGATGCACCGGAACCTGGACCGCCGGGTCGAAGCGCTCGTGCGCATCGCCGCACCCGAGCAGGTGGCCGAGCTCAACGACCTCTTCGCCCTGGCCATGAGCGACGAGACCAGCTCGTGGTGGCTCGGTGAGGACGGCGTCTGGACCCGGCATTCCGCGGATGCCGACGGCGCGCCGCTGACCGACATCCAGGACAAGACGATGGCGATGGTGCAGCGGCGCCGCCGCTCCCGCGCGGTGCGATGA
- the pstC gene encoding phosphate ABC transporter permease subunit PstC yields the protein MTTTTAEPRTANLKGKQRPGDRWFSATALAAGSMILVTLAAVAIFLIVQSLPALFATNEDASILPTNFWDYVWPLVFGTVWAAALALVMAVPLSLGVALFISHYAPRRLSQALGYVVDLLAAVPSVVFGLWGIGVLAPAVQPIYTWFVDNVGWFPLFNGPVSSTGRTIFTAAMVLAVMVTPIITAICREIFLQTPVLHEEAALALGATRWEMVRMAVLPFGRSGIVSAAMLGLGRALGETMAVAMVLSVSGGISFKLFTPDNPNTIAANIALSFPEAYGTNINVLIATGLILFVVTFAVNAVARYIVSRRKEFSGAN from the coding sequence ATGACCACGACAACCGCGGAGCCGCGCACCGCGAATCTGAAGGGGAAGCAGCGTCCCGGCGACCGCTGGTTCTCCGCGACGGCGCTGGCGGCCGGCTCGATGATCCTCGTGACGCTCGCCGCCGTCGCTATCTTCCTCATCGTGCAGTCGCTCCCGGCGCTGTTCGCGACGAACGAGGATGCCTCGATCCTCCCGACGAACTTCTGGGACTACGTCTGGCCCCTCGTCTTCGGGACGGTGTGGGCCGCCGCTCTCGCCCTCGTGATGGCCGTGCCGCTCTCGCTCGGCGTCGCACTGTTCATCTCGCACTACGCGCCGCGCCGGCTCTCTCAGGCGCTCGGATACGTCGTCGACCTGCTGGCGGCCGTCCCGTCGGTCGTCTTCGGTCTCTGGGGCATCGGTGTGCTCGCCCCCGCGGTGCAGCCGATCTACACGTGGTTCGTCGACAACGTCGGGTGGTTCCCGCTGTTCAACGGCCCGGTCTCGAGCACCGGGCGCACGATCTTCACCGCGGCGATGGTGCTCGCGGTCATGGTCACGCCGATCATCACGGCGATCTGCCGTGAGATCTTCCTGCAGACCCCCGTGCTCCACGAAGAGGCGGCCCTCGCCCTCGGCGCCACGCGCTGGGAGATGGTGCGGATGGCGGTGCTCCCGTTCGGCCGCAGCGGAATCGTGTCGGCCGCGATGCTGGGGCTCGGCCGCGCGCTGGGTGAGACCATGGCCGTCGCCATGGTGCTGTCGGTCTCCGGCGGGATCTCCTTCAAACTCTTCACCCCCGACAACCCCAACACGATCGCGGCGAACATCGCGCTGAGCTTCCCCGAGGCGTACGGGACGAACATCAACGTCCTCATCGCCACGGGCCTCATCCTGTTCGTCGTGACCTTCGCCGTCAACGCCGTCGCCCGCTACATCGTGAGCCGGCGCAAGGAATTCTCGGGGGCAAACTGA
- a CDS encoding YgfZ/GcvT domain-containing protein — protein MMDADLGRVPGAVLAAGVLQHAGGPLIEQRALVRGTAVAPRADRRVLAVTGEDRLSWLDSVTSQALTRLEPGRSTELLVLDPQGRVEHAAAVLDDGETTWLIVDRDDADALLAWLLRMRFRLRVAPRDASDELAVVGVTDAGLGLVVPAAPHEVPLVWKDPWPEIGPGGVGYAPEADHPGYAVRWNEVLVTEAELQRLIDAAVSGDLALAGALAVEALRVAAWRPRWSAEVDERTIPHELDWMRTAVHMDKGCYRGQETVAKVHNLGHPPRRVIALQLDGSDDILPTPGDPLRVGETEIGRITSVARHHEDGPIALAVVKRSAAVDGDGLVVSTAEGDVTATATTVVPPDAGAAAAVPRMPRLSRRPVATQP, from the coding sequence ATGATGGATGCCGATCTCGGCCGGGTACCCGGCGCCGTCCTGGCTGCGGGCGTGCTCCAGCACGCCGGCGGGCCGCTGATCGAGCAGCGCGCTCTCGTACGCGGGACGGCCGTCGCGCCGCGCGCGGACCGCCGCGTGCTCGCCGTCACCGGGGAGGACCGCCTGTCATGGCTGGACTCGGTGACCTCGCAGGCTCTCACCCGGCTCGAGCCGGGCCGCTCGACCGAACTCCTCGTGCTGGACCCGCAGGGAAGGGTGGAGCACGCCGCCGCCGTCCTCGACGACGGCGAGACGACATGGCTGATCGTCGACCGTGACGACGCCGATGCGCTGCTCGCCTGGCTCCTGCGCATGCGGTTCCGGCTGCGCGTCGCCCCGCGCGACGCGAGCGACGAACTGGCCGTCGTCGGCGTGACCGACGCCGGGCTCGGACTCGTCGTCCCCGCGGCGCCCCACGAGGTGCCCCTGGTCTGGAAGGACCCGTGGCCGGAGATCGGTCCCGGAGGTGTGGGCTACGCGCCCGAAGCGGATCACCCGGGTTACGCGGTGCGGTGGAACGAGGTCCTGGTCACCGAGGCGGAGCTCCAGCGGCTGATCGACGCGGCGGTGTCGGGCGACCTGGCCCTCGCCGGAGCCCTGGCGGTCGAAGCGCTCCGGGTGGCGGCCTGGCGTCCGCGGTGGTCGGCGGAGGTCGACGAACGCACCATCCCGCACGAACTCGACTGGATGCGCACCGCGGTGCACATGGACAAGGGGTGCTATCGCGGCCAGGAGACGGTCGCGAAGGTGCACAACCTCGGCCACCCGCCTCGCCGGGTGATCGCCCTGCAACTGGACGGCAGCGACGACATCCTGCCCACTCCCGGCGATCCGCTCCGGGTGGGGGAGACGGAGATCGGCCGGATCACGTCGGTCGCCCGTCACCACGAGGACGGCCCCATCGCGCTGGCCGTCGTCAAGCGGTCCGCCGCCGTGGACGGGGACGGACTCGTCGTCTCCACGGCCGAGGGCGATGTCACCGCGACGGCGACGACGGTGGTGCCCCCGGATGCCGGTGCAGCTGCCGCCGTGCCCCGGATGCCGCGGTTGTCCCGGCGTCCTGTCGCCACCCAGCCCTGA
- a CDS encoding class I SAM-dependent methyltransferase: protein MASAPVGRITRGTTGTNRLRRIDRWIARHPVLRRAAADPLVVDLGYGASGVTALELEARLHAARTDVEVRGLEIDPERVRTARTQLERVRAGATAFRTDARVGFDRGGFEVPSARRPTIIRALNVLRQYDEADVPDAWARMTSRLATDGILVEGTCNEVGRVATWVEVGADAVPRTLTVSLRLAELERPSIAAERLPKALIHRNVPGEGVHDFLLTLDREWDRAAPVSAFGPVQRWRATLQAMTDAGWPLRQRGRWRLGEVTVPWERVAPR, encoded by the coding sequence ATGGCCTCTGCACCGGTGGGACGCATCACACGGGGCACCACCGGCACGAACCGCCTGCGCCGGATCGACCGCTGGATCGCACGCCACCCGGTGCTGCGGAGGGCGGCTGCGGATCCGCTCGTCGTGGATCTCGGGTACGGCGCGAGCGGCGTCACCGCCCTCGAGCTCGAGGCCCGGCTGCACGCGGCGCGGACCGATGTCGAGGTCCGCGGGCTCGAGATCGATCCGGAACGGGTCCGCACCGCGCGGACGCAGCTGGAGCGGGTGCGCGCGGGTGCCACCGCGTTCCGGACGGACGCGCGGGTGGGGTTCGACCGGGGCGGATTCGAGGTCCCCTCGGCCCGGCGTCCCACGATCATCCGTGCCCTCAATGTGCTGCGGCAGTACGACGAGGCCGACGTCCCGGACGCCTGGGCACGGATGACGTCACGACTCGCGACCGACGGCATCCTCGTCGAGGGCACGTGCAACGAGGTGGGGCGGGTCGCGACGTGGGTGGAGGTCGGGGCGGATGCCGTGCCGCGCACGCTCACCGTCTCGCTGCGGCTGGCCGAGCTGGAGCGGCCGTCCATCGCCGCCGAGCGGCTGCCGAAAGCGCTCATCCACCGGAACGTCCCCGGGGAGGGCGTGCACGACTTCCTCCTGACGCTCGATCGCGAGTGGGATCGGGCAGCGCCCGTGTCGGCGTTCGGGCCGGTGCAGCGGTGGCGCGCGACGCTGCAGGCGATGACCGACGCCGGCTGGCCGCTGCGTCAGCGCGGGCGTTGGCGGCTGGGTGAGGTGACCGTCCCCTGGGAGCGGGTCGCCCCGCGCTGA
- the pstA gene encoding phosphate ABC transporter permease PstA has product MTATLTPPRTTMGGTTTRLTNGRLPKWAPWTLLGATLLVVFALFLIVAAAGGDAVNVAGWMVCSAIVYLVLIYVLSAIIEGHRKALDRLVTGIVSAAFVLAMVPLISVAFTVVTLGAPNWSAEFFSNSMRNIVGEGGGALHAVVGTVLITLSAAVISIPIGLFTAIYLIEYGAGKRLARGITFLVDVMTGIPSIVAGLFAYALFALFLGPGVRLGIIGAVALAVLMIPVVVRSTEEMLRLVPNELREAAYALGVPKWLTILKVVLPTSIAGITTGVMLSISRVIGETAPLLITAGFTASMNYDLFNGRMQTLPVFTYTQYMNQGIPPEAYIGRAWAAALTLIVIVMLLNLVARTVAKVFAPKTGR; this is encoded by the coding sequence ATGACCGCGACCCTCACTCCCCCGCGCACCACCATGGGCGGCACGACCACCCGGCTCACCAACGGCCGGCTGCCCAAGTGGGCGCCCTGGACGCTCCTCGGCGCGACGCTGCTGGTCGTCTTCGCGCTTTTCCTCATCGTCGCCGCCGCAGGCGGGGATGCGGTGAACGTTGCCGGCTGGATGGTCTGCTCGGCGATCGTCTACCTCGTCCTCATCTACGTCCTGTCCGCGATCATCGAGGGTCACAGGAAGGCGCTGGACCGCCTGGTCACCGGGATCGTCTCGGCCGCGTTCGTCCTGGCGATGGTCCCGCTCATCTCGGTCGCCTTCACGGTCGTCACCCTCGGCGCCCCGAACTGGAGCGCCGAGTTCTTCTCGAACTCGATGCGCAACATCGTCGGCGAGGGCGGCGGCGCCCTGCACGCGGTCGTCGGCACCGTCCTGATCACGCTGTCGGCCGCTGTGATCTCCATCCCGATCGGACTGTTCACGGCGATCTACCTGATCGAGTACGGGGCGGGCAAGCGCCTGGCACGCGGCATCACCTTCCTGGTGGACGTGATGACCGGCATCCCCTCCATCGTGGCCGGGCTCTTCGCCTACGCCCTGTTCGCCCTCTTCCTCGGTCCGGGTGTCCGTCTCGGCATCATCGGCGCCGTCGCGCTGGCTGTGCTGATGATCCCGGTCGTCGTGCGTTCCACCGAGGAGATGCTCCGCCTGGTTCCCAACGAGCTGCGTGAGGCGGCGTACGCGCTCGGTGTGCCCAAGTGGCTCACCATCCTCAAGGTGGTCCTCCCCACCTCGATCGCCGGCATCACGACCGGGGTGATGCTCTCCATCTCCCGGGTCATCGGCGAGACCGCACCGCTGCTGATCACGGCCGGCTTCACCGCATCCATGAACTACGACCTCTTCAACGGGCGGATGCAGACCCTGCCCGTGTTCACCTACACGCAGTACATGAACCAGGGGATCCCGCCCGAGGCGTACATCGGCCGGGCCTGGGCCGCCGCCCTCACCCTCATCGTCATCGTCATGCTGCTCAACCTCGTCGCCCGGACCGTCGCGAAGGTCTTCGCGCCGAAGACCGGCCGCTGA
- the pstS gene encoding phosphate ABC transporter substrate-binding protein PstS, with amino-acid sequence MKITRIAQVGALAAVAALTLAGCAANERGGPATEAPEGALSGNLVGGGASSQEVAVQAWTAGLQATNPGITVDYDPSGSGTGREAFQAGAIAFAGSDRPFTLDEIEAGPFDGCAEGSDLVEIPTYISPIAVIFNLDGIESLNLDAPTLAGIFAGTITTWNDPAIVALNEGVALPATNINPVHRSDKSGTTGNFTDYLSANAGSVWTYGSVEEWPVSGGEAAQGTSGVVSAVEGGQGTIGYADASRAGNLGTAAIKVGDEFVSYSPEAAAASVDVSPEEEGRAATDIAIKLDRTTTEAGTYPLVLVSYLIGCAQYADAETGELVKGFFEYAASEQGQTAAADAAGSAPISQTLREQINTAVATIE; translated from the coding sequence GTGAAGATCACCCGTATCGCCCAGGTGGGCGCCCTCGCCGCCGTCGCCGCGCTCACTCTCGCCGGCTGTGCCGCGAACGAACGCGGTGGCCCGGCCACCGAAGCGCCCGAGGGCGCCCTGTCCGGCAACCTCGTCGGCGGCGGCGCGTCCTCGCAGGAGGTCGCCGTCCAGGCCTGGACCGCCGGCCTGCAGGCCACGAACCCCGGGATCACGGTCGACTACGATCCGTCCGGCTCCGGCACCGGTCGCGAGGCCTTCCAGGCCGGCGCCATCGCCTTCGCCGGATCCGACCGCCCCTTCACGCTGGATGAGATCGAGGCCGGACCGTTCGACGGCTGCGCCGAAGGCTCGGACCTCGTCGAGATCCCGACCTACATCTCCCCCATCGCGGTGATCTTCAACCTGGACGGCATCGAGTCGCTCAACCTCGACGCGCCCACGCTGGCCGGGATCTTCGCCGGCACGATCACCACCTGGAACGACCCGGCCATCGTGGCGCTCAACGAGGGGGTGGCGCTGCCGGCGACGAACATCAACCCCGTGCACCGCTCCGACAAGTCGGGCACCACGGGGAACTTCACCGACTACCTGAGCGCCAACGCCGGGTCCGTCTGGACCTACGGCTCCGTCGAGGAGTGGCCGGTGTCCGGCGGCGAGGCCGCACAGGGCACCTCGGGCGTCGTCTCCGCGGTCGAGGGCGGACAGGGCACGATCGGCTACGCCGACGCCTCGCGCGCCGGCAACCTGGGTACCGCGGCCATCAAGGTCGGCGACGAGTTCGTCTCGTACTCGCCCGAGGCCGCCGCGGCCAGCGTCGACGTCTCCCCCGAGGAGGAGGGCCGCGCCGCGACCGACATCGCGATCAAGCTGGACCGCACCACGACGGAAGCGGGTACCTACCCGCTCGTGCTCGTCAGCTACCTCATCGGCTGCGCGCAGTACGCCGACGCCGAGACCGGGGAGCTCGTGAAGGGCTTCTTCGAGTACGCGGCGAGCGAGCAGGGCCAGACCGCTGCGGCGGACGCGGCCGGCAGCGCACCCATCTCCCAGACGCTGCGCGAGCAGATCAACACCGCCGTCGCCACGATCGAGTGA
- a CDS encoding FABP family protein, translating to MIELPTDLPADLAPLSWLLGVWEGTGVIDYTAGEHHFTGEFAHRVSFSRDSGPVLSYSASAWLIDGEERTPLVSEVGFWRLVRPATAAEPGPGLLPGIGVAPVRTADDVEALRTAEGGFEIEASIVHADGVSELYLGQIRGPRIDLATDAVVRSASAKPYAAATRMYGLVEGHLLWAWDIAALGADLASHASARLAKAE from the coding sequence GTGATCGAGCTCCCTACCGATCTGCCCGCAGACCTCGCGCCGCTCTCGTGGCTGCTCGGGGTGTGGGAGGGGACCGGAGTCATCGACTACACGGCCGGCGAACACCACTTCACCGGCGAGTTCGCCCACCGCGTCAGCTTCAGCCGCGACAGCGGCCCCGTCCTCAGCTACTCGGCATCCGCGTGGCTCATCGACGGCGAGGAGCGCACGCCGCTCGTGTCCGAGGTGGGCTTCTGGCGTCTCGTGCGCCCCGCGACGGCCGCCGAACCCGGCCCGGGGCTGCTCCCCGGAATCGGGGTCGCGCCCGTGCGCACGGCCGATGACGTCGAGGCCCTGCGCACCGCAGAGGGCGGCTTCGAGATCGAGGCGTCGATCGTGCATGCCGACGGCGTGAGCGAGCTCTACCTCGGCCAGATCCGCGGGCCCCGCATCGACCTCGCGACCGACGCCGTCGTGCGCTCGGCCAGCGCGAAGCCGTATGCGGCCGCCACGCGGATGTACGGTCTCGTCGAAGGGCACCTGCTCTGGGCCTGGGACATCGCGGCTCTCGGTGCGGACCTCGCCTCGCACGCCTCCGCGCGACTCGCGAAGGCGGAATGA
- a CDS encoding NUDIX hydrolase: MTETAVYAAGGVVWRRVEGKLHVLLIHRTRYRDVTLPKGKVDPGEALAETAVREIFEETGIRVHLGLPVGVSRYRLPSKRTKIVHYWSAQATEGAIRDSAFVPNKEIAALEWVTPKRALGYLSYPVDVEILENFLRFVDDGVLETFPLIVLRHAKALSRDDWDGPDAARPLSPRGRKQADAIVGPLRSFGVRRIVSSDAVRCVATVQPLAKALRRDIRTTPLISQDAWEDGTTDARKVIGKRVRARKPAVICSHGPVLPDLLNELALATGTLRGSYLGSASALEVAAFSVVHLSLTNPGSGIAAIETHLPKP, translated from the coding sequence ATGACCGAGACGGCCGTGTACGCCGCCGGCGGAGTCGTCTGGCGCCGGGTGGAGGGCAAGCTCCACGTCCTGCTCATCCACCGCACCCGCTACCGGGACGTCACGCTGCCCAAGGGGAAGGTCGATCCCGGCGAGGCGCTCGCCGAGACGGCCGTCCGCGAGATCTTCGAGGAGACCGGCATCCGGGTGCACCTGGGGCTGCCGGTGGGTGTCTCCCGCTACCGCCTCCCGAGCAAGCGCACCAAGATCGTGCACTACTGGTCGGCGCAGGCGACGGAGGGAGCGATCCGTGACTCGGCGTTCGTGCCGAACAAGGAGATCGCCGCACTGGAGTGGGTCACGCCCAAACGGGCGCTCGGTTACCTGAGTTACCCGGTCGACGTGGAGATCCTGGAGAACTTCCTCCGCTTCGTCGACGACGGGGTGCTGGAGACGTTCCCGCTCATCGTGCTCCGCCACGCCAAGGCCCTCTCCCGAGACGACTGGGACGGCCCCGACGCCGCCCGGCCGCTCAGCCCCCGCGGCCGCAAGCAGGCCGACGCGATCGTCGGCCCCCTCCGCAGCTTCGGCGTGCGCCGGATCGTCTCCAGCGACGCGGTCCGCTGCGTCGCGACGGTGCAGCCGCTCGCGAAGGCGCTGCGCCGCGACATCCGTACCACGCCGCTGATCAGCCAGGACGCGTGGGAGGACGGTACGACGGATGCACGCAAGGTCATCGGCAAACGCGTCCGCGCCCGGAAGCCCGCGGTGATCTGCAGCCACGGACCGGTCCTTCCCGACCTGCTGAACGAACTGGCTCTCGCCACGGGCACGCTCCGCGGCTCCTATCTCGGGAGCGCATCGGCGCTCGAGGTGGCGGCGTTCTCGGTCGTCCATCTGTCCCTGACCAACCCGGGCTCCGGCATCGCGGCGATCGAGACGCATCTGCCGAAGCCCTGA
- a CDS encoding winged helix-turn-helix domain-containing protein yields MAQLLVLSSAGGAPALPALELLSHRVRQIPAEPAQLVNAPSADVIFLDARMDLVGAKSLCKILTTTGLDAPLVLIVTEGGLTAVSADWGVDDVILVTAGPAEVDARIRLAVGRMSKEQVSTRIQTSGITIDESSYAAKVHGKPLDLTYKEFQLLHFFATHPSRVFTREQLLSEVWGYDYFGGTRTVDVHVRRLRAKLGDLEQLIGTVRNVGYRFNVYEDDQVPATKDRSDA; encoded by the coding sequence GTGGCACAGCTTCTCGTTCTGAGCTCCGCCGGTGGCGCGCCTGCACTGCCTGCCCTCGAACTGCTGAGTCATCGGGTGCGTCAGATCCCGGCGGAACCCGCCCAGCTGGTCAACGCCCCCTCCGCCGACGTCATCTTCCTGGACGCCCGGATGGACCTCGTCGGGGCGAAGTCGCTGTGCAAGATCCTCACCACGACCGGACTCGACGCCCCGCTCGTCCTGATCGTCACCGAGGGCGGACTGACCGCCGTGTCGGCCGACTGGGGCGTGGACGACGTGATCCTCGTGACCGCCGGCCCCGCGGAGGTGGACGCCCGCATCCGCCTGGCCGTCGGACGGATGTCGAAGGAGCAGGTCTCGACCCGCATCCAGACCTCCGGCATCACGATCGACGAGTCCTCCTACGCCGCGAAGGTGCACGGCAAGCCGCTGGATCTCACTTACAAGGAGTTCCAGCTGCTGCACTTCTTCGCCACGCATCCCTCGCGCGTATTCACGCGCGAGCAGCTGCTCAGCGAGGTGTGGGGCTACGACTACTTCGGCGGGACACGGACGGTCGATGTGCACGTCCGGCGCCTGCGCGCGAAGCTCGGTGATCTCGAACAGCTCATCGGCACCGTGCGCAACGTCGGCTACCGGTTCAACGTGTACGAGGACGACCAGGTCCCGGCCACGAAGGACCGCTCCGACGCCTGA
- the pstB gene encoding phosphate ABC transporter ATP-binding protein PstB — translation MSKSIEVNDLNVYYGDFLAVEGVSLQIEPRSVTAFIGPSGCGKSTFLRTLNRMHEVIPGARVEGEVLLDGDDLYGPGIDPVLVRRQIGMVFQRPNPFPTMSIRENVLAGVKLNNKRISKSDADALVETSLRGANLWNEVKDRLEKPGSGLSGGQQQRLCIARAIAVSPDVLLMDEPCSALDPISTYAIEELIDELKSEYTIVIVTHNMQQASRVSDKTAFFNIAGTGKPGKLIEYDNTSTIFTTPSVQATEDYVSGRFG, via the coding sequence GTGTCCAAGAGCATCGAAGTCAACGACCTCAACGTCTACTACGGTGATTTCCTCGCCGTGGAGGGCGTCTCCCTGCAGATCGAGCCGCGCAGCGTCACCGCGTTCATCGGGCCGTCCGGATGCGGCAAGTCCACCTTCCTGCGCACGCTCAACCGCATGCACGAGGTCATCCCGGGCGCCCGCGTCGAGGGCGAGGTGCTGCTCGACGGCGACGACCTGTACGGACCGGGCATCGACCCCGTGCTGGTGCGCCGCCAGATCGGCATGGTCTTCCAGCGGCCGAACCCCTTCCCGACGATGTCGATCCGTGAGAACGTCCTGGCCGGGGTGAAGCTCAACAACAAACGCATCTCGAAGTCGGACGCCGACGCCCTGGTCGAGACGTCGCTGCGCGGGGCGAACCTCTGGAACGAGGTCAAGGACCGGCTCGAGAAGCCCGGCTCGGGACTCTCCGGCGGCCAGCAGCAGCGCCTGTGCATCGCCCGGGCCATCGCCGTCTCCCCCGACGTCCTCCTCATGGACGAGCCGTGTTCGGCGCTCGACCCGATCTCGACCTATGCGATCGAGGAGCTGATCGACGAGCTGAAGAGCGAGTACACGATCGTGATCGTGACGCACAACATGCAGCAGGCCAGCCGCGTCTCGGACAAGACGGCCTTCTTCAACATCGCCGGCACCGGCAAGCCGGGCAAGCTCATCGAGTACGACAACACCTCGACCATCTTCACCACCCCCTCCGTTCAGGCCACCGAGGACTACGTCTCCGGCCGCTTCGGCTGA